In one window of Brassica rapa cultivar Chiifu-401-42 chromosome A07, CAAS_Brap_v3.01, whole genome shotgun sequence DNA:
- the LOC103829975 gene encoding protein NCA1 produces MTTSVCPFSKAARPDNASSAPKQADTTPSACPFSKAARSDDAKQGETTASAACPFSKSADASAPSKGCPEKEGRLSKEDSATVPAKCPFGYDSQTFKLGPFSCMLCQSLLFDSTRCVPCTHVFCKVCLARFKDCPLCGADIESIEADENLQKLVDQFIEGHARIKRSLVNSADKEDDNKKVIYADVSMERGSFLVQQAMRAFQAQNYESAKSRLAMCTEDIRDQLEREGNTPELCSQLGAVLGMLGDCSRAMGDSSSAVNHFEESIEFLMKLPMHDLEITHTLSVSLNKIGDVKYNDGDLQAARSYYIRALNVRRDAMKLHPNAPSQILDVAVSLAKVADIDRSLTNEDAAIDGFKEGMKLLDSLKLDSEDSAALEQRRLSVMEFLKKQVEKPEQSAETAL; encoded by the exons ATGACGACTTCTGTTTGCCCTTTCTCCAAAGCTGCTCGTCCCGACAATGCTTCTTCTGCTCCAAAACAAGCCGACACAACACCTTCTGCTTGTCCTTTCTCCAAAGCTGCTCGTTCCGACGACGCAAAACAAGGCGAGACGACTGCTTCTGCAGCTTGCCCTTTCTCTAAATCCGCTGATGCCTCTGCTCCAAGCAAAGGATGTCCTGAAAAGGAAGGAAGATTGAGTAAGGAGGACTCTGCAACGGTGCCTGCCAAGTGCCCCTTTGGTTATGACTCCCAGACCTTCAAGCTTGGACCTTTTAGCTGTATGCTATGCCAATCACTTCTCTTTGATAGCACTAGATGTGTGCCTTGCACTCATGTCTTCTGCAA AGTGTGCTTAGCACGGTTTAAGGACTGCCCTCTATGCGGTGCTGACATCGAAAGTATTGAAGCTGATGAAAACCTTCAGAAGTTGGTTGATCAGTTTATTGAAGGCCATGCTAGAATCAAGAGATCTCTTGTGAATAGTGCAGATAAAGAAGATGATAACAAGAAGGTGATTTACGCTGATGTTTCCATGGAAAGAGGTTCTTTCTTGGTTCAACAAGCTATGAGA GCATTTCAAGCTCAGAATTATGAAAGTGCTAAATCAAGGTTGGCAATGTGTACCGAGGACATTCGAGATCAGCTAGAGAGGGAAGGTAATACACCAGAGTTGTGTTCACAGCTTGGTGCAGTCCTTGGCATGCTTGGTGACTGCAG CCGAGCAATGGGAGACTCAAGTTCTGCAGTCAATCATTTCGAAGAGAGTATTGAGTTCCTTATGAAACTGCCCATGCATGATTTGGAG ATTACACATACACTTTCTGTCTCGCTCAATAAAATAGGAGACGTTAAATATAATGATGGAGATCTACAAGCTGCAAGGTCGTATTACATCCGTGCTTTAAATGTTAGACGTGATGCAATGAAGCTTCACCCAAATGCTCCTTCACAA atTCTGGATGTGGCAGTTTCTTTAGCCAAAGTTGCAGATATAGACAGGAGTCTAACAAACGAAGATGCAGCCATAGATGGTTTCAAGGAAGGCATGAAACTGCTGGACTCTTTGAAACTGGACTCTGAAGATTCTGCTGCTCTCGAACAACGT CGTCTCTCTGTGATGGAGTTTCTGAAGAAGCAAGTAGAGAAGCCTGAACAGTCTGCAGAAACTGCACTATAA